One window of Microbacterium sediminis genomic DNA carries:
- a CDS encoding S8 family peptidase has product MKRGLRRTAAVVAGALLVGSALPAAAATDYAAGNWWFEDTGVREAQATATGEGVTIAVIDSSVNTEAHTLVGANIRPGGVDSCPDGTPVPVISDDPGSRHGTGVSAVIVGNGQPVGGNPGIQGVAPGAEVLVYSLGTDEVDSGESWLTTPCPDDPSGYLATVVQDAVANGADMLVFTSLQIFDTVSATALLQAIKAGVIVVAGNPNDSAMADPVSPNAPGVEQFNGVVSVENFGPEGERDDPVVGPWLSIVAPGDKFLSYEPGEDLSWSEPVILGASNSLATPFVAGVLALVMEAYPEATPNQVLQSLVHTASHAQPDPVHTDEEGWGRIDVPRLMATDPSQFPDENPLIREDGIPTPAMYDEGVFSDEFGPYPLEPVTPDDGASDDPEGAPTPAPMGDGVPILLVVLLVLAAIVVIGVVVLIIVLATRRR; this is encoded by the coding sequence ATGAAGCGGGGACTTCGGAGGACGGCTGCGGTCGTTGCGGGTGCGCTGCTGGTGGGGTCGGCGCTGCCGGCCGCGGCGGCGACGGACTACGCGGCGGGCAACTGGTGGTTCGAGGATACGGGCGTGCGCGAGGCGCAGGCCACGGCGACCGGCGAGGGCGTCACGATCGCCGTCATCGACAGCTCGGTGAACACCGAGGCTCACACGCTGGTGGGCGCGAACATCCGTCCGGGCGGCGTCGACTCCTGCCCCGACGGCACCCCGGTCCCGGTGATCTCTGACGACCCGGGCAGCCGGCACGGCACGGGAGTCTCCGCGGTGATCGTCGGGAATGGTCAGCCGGTGGGCGGGAACCCTGGGATCCAGGGCGTTGCCCCGGGGGCGGAGGTGCTCGTGTATTCCCTGGGCACGGATGAGGTCGACAGCGGGGAATCTTGGTTGACCACTCCGTGCCCCGATGACCCGTCGGGATATCTGGCGACCGTCGTGCAGGACGCGGTGGCGAACGGCGCCGACATGCTGGTGTTCACGTCCCTCCAGATCTTCGACACGGTGTCTGCAACGGCTCTGCTGCAGGCCATCAAGGCCGGAGTGATCGTCGTCGCCGGCAACCCGAATGACTCTGCCATGGCAGACCCGGTGAGTCCGAACGCCCCCGGGGTCGAGCAGTTCAACGGTGTGGTGTCGGTGGAGAACTTCGGTCCCGAGGGTGAGCGTGATGACCCGGTGGTCGGTCCATGGTTGTCGATCGTCGCCCCGGGCGACAAGTTCCTCTCATACGAGCCGGGCGAGGATCTGTCCTGGTCGGAGCCGGTCATCCTGGGGGCGTCCAACTCGCTTGCGACGCCGTTTGTGGCGGGGGTGTTGGCGTTGGTGATGGAGGCGTATCCGGAGGCGACGCCGAATCAGGTGCTGCAGTCTCTGGTGCACACGGCCTCGCATGCGCAGCCCGATCCGGTGCACACGGATGAGGAGGGGTGGGGACGCATCGACGTCCCGCGCCTGATGGCGACCGATCCGTCTCAGTTCCCGGACGAGAATCCGCTGATTCGCGAGGACGGCATCCCGACGCCGGCGATGTACGACGAAGGCGTGTTCTCCGACGAGTTCGGTCCCTACCCGCTGGAGCCGGTGACGCCGGACGACGGTGCCTCGGACGACCCGGAGGGAGCGCCGACCCCTGCGCCGATGGGGGACGGGGTGCCGATCCTCCTGGTCGTGCTGCTCGTGCTCGCGGCGATCGTCGTGATCGGCGTGGTGGTGCTGATCATCGTGCTCGCCACCCGCCGCCGGTAG